A single window of Tenericutes bacterium MZ-XQ DNA harbors:
- a CDS encoding cadmium-translocating P-type ATPase: MKEIKYSLSEISCASCADKIEQKIKKLNGVEEGYLNFVTKEIKVQVADSTDTARLFDTIKKIVKDEEGDVEVCELTPNVIYAIDGLDCANCAAEIEEKLNKTEGILGANVDFIAKKLTLQFKNSLDQKRIEEKVQKIIDKIEPGVTIAQSNVKNEDHVDEESSMTKDLIIFGIGILLFIGGLLIAEGTVFRYVLLILSYFIIGGEVVLKAVNNIYRGKVFDENFLMTIATMGAFAIGEHPEAVAVMIFYKVGEFFQDVAVNRSRRSIKKLMSIRPDVATIKKGNTSVEMRVEDVQTGEIMIIKPGERIPLDGEVLSGDSTIDTKILTGESVPVNVTKGEMVLSGCININGLLTVKVTKLASESTVSKVLEMVENATSKKAPTENFITKFARVYTPIVTSLAVLIAVIPPLVIQGATFEEWIYRALIFLVISCPCALVVSIPLGFFGGIGAASRNGILVKGGNYLEALNNIEIAVFDKTGTLTEGTFTVTEINTANGATQEELLEKAAYVESFSNHPIAVSVVNKYNKEIDQSLITDVEEISGHGVKATYQNDIIAIGNARLMKREGVEFKESIALGSIIYIAINGKYVGNIVVSDQIKQDSKTAIKMLKSLGIKKTVMLTGDKKLVADTVGQELDIDEIHSELLPEDKLNIVEKLLLQKSSRGKLFFVGDGINDTPVLARADIGIAMGGLGADAAIDVADVVIMNDEPSKIGTAVFVAKRTRKIVWQNIYFALGVKFLFLALGAIGIATMWEAVIADVGVSLLAVLNAMRVLKYNYKINN; the protein is encoded by the coding sequence ATGAAAGAGATTAAATATAGTTTATCAGAAATAAGCTGTGCGAGTTGTGCAGATAAGATTGAACAAAAGATAAAGAAGTTAAACGGAGTTGAGGAAGGTTATTTAAACTTTGTTACAAAAGAAATCAAGGTACAAGTTGCGGATTCAACTGATACTGCAAGACTATTTGACACGATTAAAAAAATTGTGAAAGATGAAGAAGGTGATGTCGAGGTATGTGAACTAACCCCGAATGTCATTTATGCAATAGATGGTTTAGACTGTGCAAATTGTGCGGCTGAGATTGAAGAAAAATTAAACAAAACCGAAGGAATTTTAGGTGCCAACGTTGATTTTATAGCAAAAAAACTGACACTTCAATTCAAAAATTCGCTAGATCAAAAACGTATAGAAGAAAAGGTTCAAAAAATTATTGATAAAATTGAACCAGGCGTAACGATAGCACAATCAAATGTGAAGAATGAAGATCACGTGGATGAAGAATCATCAATGACGAAAGATTTAATCATCTTCGGTATAGGTATCTTACTATTTATTGGAGGATTATTGATTGCTGAAGGAACGGTTTTTCGTTATGTATTACTTATACTAAGTTATTTCATCATCGGTGGAGAAGTTGTACTGAAGGCAGTCAATAACATATATCGAGGTAAGGTGTTCGATGAAAACTTCTTAATGACGATAGCAACTATGGGTGCATTTGCTATTGGAGAGCATCCTGAAGCAGTTGCAGTTATGATTTTTTATAAGGTCGGTGAATTTTTCCAAGACGTAGCAGTCAATCGATCCAGAAGATCCATAAAAAAATTGATGTCAATCAGACCTGATGTCGCAACGATTAAAAAAGGCAACACTTCTGTGGAAATGCGTGTTGAAGACGTTCAAACTGGAGAGATAATGATCATTAAACCAGGCGAAAGAATTCCGCTTGATGGTGAAGTGTTGTCAGGAGATTCCACAATTGACACAAAAATTCTAACAGGAGAATCTGTGCCTGTAAATGTTACAAAAGGTGAGATGGTACTCTCTGGTTGTATTAATATCAATGGTTTATTGACCGTTAAAGTTACCAAACTCGCAAGCGAATCAACTGTTTCTAAGGTACTTGAAATGGTTGAAAATGCAACCAGCAAAAAAGCACCAACCGAGAATTTTATCACTAAATTTGCACGAGTATATACTCCAATTGTCACTTCGTTGGCTGTTTTGATTGCGGTAATACCACCACTCGTTATACAAGGTGCAACTTTTGAGGAATGGATCTACAGAGCACTTATATTCTTAGTTATTTCGTGTCCATGTGCACTCGTTGTATCGATTCCGCTTGGTTTCTTTGGTGGTATTGGAGCTGCATCAAGAAATGGTATCTTAGTTAAAGGTGGAAACTACCTAGAAGCATTAAATAACATTGAGATTGCAGTTTTTGATAAGACTGGCACATTGACTGAGGGAACGTTTACAGTGACTGAAATCAATACAGCTAATGGTGCAACACAAGAAGAGTTGCTCGAAAAAGCAGCTTATGTGGAAAGTTTTTCTAATCATCCTATCGCTGTCTCAGTCGTCAATAAATACAATAAAGAAATAGATCAAAGTTTAATAACTGATGTTGAAGAAATATCTGGACACGGTGTAAAAGCAACTTATCAAAATGATATCATTGCAATCGGGAATGCTAGATTGATGAAAAGAGAGGGTGTTGAATTCAAGGAATCTATTGCATTGGGTTCGATTATATACATCGCTATCAATGGAAAATATGTTGGAAATATTGTTGTTTCAGATCAGATAAAGCAAGACTCAAAAACTGCTATTAAAATGTTGAAGTCATTAGGCATAAAAAAAACTGTCATGCTAACTGGTGATAAGAAATTAGTTGCTGATACAGTTGGACAAGAGTTAGATATCGATGAAATTCATAGCGAATTGTTGCCTGAAGATAAGCTCAATATTGTAGAGAAGTTATTACTCCAAAAATCGAGCAGAGGGAAGCTGTTCTTTGTAGGTGATGGTATCAACGATACACCAGTATTAGCGAGAGCTGATATTGGAATTGCTATGGGTGGACTCGGTGCCGATGCAGCCATCGATGTAGCTGATGTCGTGATTATGAATGATGAGCCTTCTAAGATAGGTACTGCGGTCTTTGTGGCAAAGAGAACCAGAAAGATTGTTTGGCAAAATATATACTTCGCATTAGGAGTTAAATTCCTGTTTTTAGCCTTAGGAGCTATCGGAATTGCAACTATGTGGGAAGCCGTGATTGCTGATGTCGGGGTGTCATTATTAGCAGTACTAAATGCAATGAGGGTACTCAAATATAACTATAAAATAAATAATTAA
- a CDS encoding transcriptional regulator — protein MDQKDIIEFCECNVLHPEKIEIAHKNLLDNESISLLTLFFKTFSDPTRMKIILALKETELCVCDLSAVINVSQSAVSHQLKTLRENRLVKYRKEGNVVYYSLDDDHVHVLITQAMNHLKHK, from the coding sequence ATGGATCAAAAAGATATAATAGAGTTTTGTGAATGTAATGTTCTTCATCCTGAAAAAATTGAAATAGCCCATAAAAACTTACTAGATAATGAATCTATTTCACTGCTAACTTTGTTCTTCAAAACATTTAGCGATCCCACAAGAATGAAAATCATATTGGCATTAAAAGAAACCGAGTTGTGTGTATGCGATCTGTCTGCTGTGATCAATGTCAGTCAATCCGCTGTCTCACATCAATTGAAAACCTTAAGAGAGAATCGTTTGGTTAAATACCGAAAAGAAGGAAATGTTGTTTATTACTCGCTTGACGATGACCACGTCCACGTGTTAATAACTCAAGCAATGAATCATCTAAAACATAAGTAG
- a CDS encoding copper-translocating P-type ATPase, whose amino-acid sequence MKWLKHNLYIVTISILFVASMVLDNLDPNNIISKIIMTLLTIFAGFHIFKKAFMDLRYRIIGIDLLVTIAVVAAFIIGDLFEAAAVTYLFTLGHVLEKKSLEKTRSALSVLIDLKPTFARVIDKNNETMVELNQLKPKDIILVKPGEKIPTDGVIIEGSVMIDEQMMTGESMPVYKEVNDQVFGATLLQSGYIKIEVTKVGSDTRLSKIIHMVEEAQDKKAHTQKFMEVFSKYYTPFVVLFAIIIYGLTLEIRLAITMLVIACPGALVISTPVSFVAGIGNAARKGILFKGGDSIENLSKGNIVFFDKTGTLTLGKPVLSEIKVYDNNQNHLLKIAAIGESFSEHPLSLAIIEAAREKNIDIEDEPTDVEMKIGKGIIFTYNKIKYAIGNKQLLSFEIPQPIEHEIEMMEAQGMTTLIMSDSQKILGLFGIEDGIRNESVKLIRKLKKLGIKQTIMLTGDQKRVAHHISHTLGIDQYYAGLLPEDKASIIESYHKDNHTIFVGDGINDALALSTANASVAVGGMGKDIAMETADVVLLSENIGKLEDAIKISKKVKMNMIQNVVFSLFVVLFLIIGVIFRQVTMSIGMLVHEFSVLVVIVNAIRLLRYNQGGRHDKRSRTKQLHKSSSDLQKS is encoded by the coding sequence ATGAAATGGTTAAAACATAACCTCTATATCGTTACTATATCTATACTGTTTGTAGCATCCATGGTTTTGGATAATCTTGATCCGAATAACATTATCTCAAAGATAATCATGACTTTATTAACGATATTCGCAGGCTTTCATATATTTAAAAAAGCATTTATGGATTTAAGATATAGAATTATTGGTATTGATCTATTAGTTACGATTGCAGTGGTTGCAGCTTTCATAATCGGTGACTTATTTGAAGCTGCAGCAGTAACTTACTTATTTACTTTAGGACACGTTTTAGAAAAAAAATCATTAGAAAAAACAAGAAGTGCATTAAGTGTTTTAATTGATTTAAAACCGACATTTGCAAGAGTAATTGATAAAAATAATGAAACTATGGTAGAGCTTAATCAGTTAAAGCCTAAAGATATTATCTTAGTCAAACCAGGAGAAAAGATTCCTACTGATGGTGTTATTATTGAAGGTTCTGTGATGATTGATGAACAAATGATGACTGGTGAATCTATGCCTGTTTATAAAGAAGTTAATGATCAAGTATTTGGTGCAACTCTTCTACAATCCGGCTATATAAAAATAGAAGTTACTAAAGTTGGTAGCGATACTAGATTAAGTAAAATCATCCATATGGTAGAAGAAGCTCAAGATAAAAAAGCACATACTCAGAAATTTATGGAAGTATTTTCTAAATACTATACGCCATTTGTTGTGTTATTTGCGATCATTATTTATGGTTTGACTCTAGAGATTAGATTAGCGATTACTATGCTAGTTATTGCATGTCCTGGAGCACTCGTGATATCCACACCTGTTTCATTTGTTGCGGGTATTGGTAATGCTGCAAGAAAAGGTATATTATTTAAAGGTGGGGATTCGATTGAAAACTTATCTAAAGGTAACATTGTATTTTTTGATAAAACCGGGACGCTTACTTTAGGTAAACCCGTATTAAGTGAAATTAAAGTATATGACAACAATCAAAATCACTTATTGAAAATTGCGGCAATTGGAGAATCATTTAGTGAACATCCCCTATCTTTGGCTATTATTGAAGCAGCTAGAGAAAAAAATATAGATATAGAAGATGAACCAACAGATGTTGAAATGAAGATAGGCAAAGGTATTATTTTTACATACAATAAAATTAAATACGCTATTGGAAACAAACAATTACTATCTTTTGAAATACCACAACCGATTGAGCATGAAATCGAAATGATGGAAGCACAAGGGATGACAACCTTAATTATGTCAGATTCACAAAAAATATTAGGTTTATTTGGGATAGAAGATGGTATTAGAAATGAATCTGTAAAGCTCATCAGAAAACTTAAAAAACTAGGAATCAAACAAACAATTATGCTTACAGGAGATCAAAAAAGAGTAGCACATCATATAAGTCATACATTAGGTATTGATCAATATTATGCAGGGCTATTACCAGAGGATAAAGCAAGCATTATAGAATCTTATCATAAAGATAATCATACAATTTTTGTTGGCGATGGCATTAATGATGCTCTAGCACTTTCAACAGCAAATGCATCTGTTGCAGTTGGTGGTATGGGTAAAGATATAGCTATGGAAACTGCTGATGTTGTTTTATTAAGTGAAAATATTGGGAAATTAGAAGACGCCATCAAAATTAGTAAAAAAGTTAAAATGAACATGATCCAAAATGTAGTTTTCTCATTATTTGTGGTATTATTTTTAATAATAGGGGTTATCTTTAGACAAGTAACTATGTCTATAGGCATGCTAGTCCATGAATTTTCTGTATTAGTCGTCATCGTTAATGCAATCAGATTACTTAGGTATAACCAAGGAGGTCGTCATGACAAAAGATCTAGAACCAAGCAATTGCATAAAAGCAGTTCCGATCTTCAAAAATCTTAA
- a CDS encoding heavy metal-binding protein: MKKTILQLETVTCPSCIKRIEGSLKKLSGVDHVEVKFNASKVEVRHDENEITIDALSHMITKLGYKVLSVI; encoded by the coding sequence ATGAAAAAAACAATTTTACAACTTGAGACAGTAACATGTCCATCATGCATCAAAAGAATTGAAGGTAGTTTAAAAAAATTATCTGGAGTTGATCATGTTGAAGTTAAATTTAATGCTTCAAAAGTTGAAGTGAGACATGACGAAAATGAAATTACAATAGATGCTTTAAGTCACATGATTACTAAATTAGGTTACAAAGTATTAAGTGTCATATGA